CGGGGAATCCCTGGTGCCGGCGGATAGATTGGGTGATGTGGGGGGCATTCCCGGGTGTGTCTGGAATCCGGGTCTGAGAGATCAGATTGGGGGTCTGGGATAGATTGAGGTGGATCGTGGGTGGTCTGGGGATATTTAGGGGTCCAGGGCTGGCATCCCGAGGTGTCCGGAAGTAGATTGGGTCTGGGGGGATCCCGAGATCTGAGGATAGATTGAGGATGTGGAGGATccgggtgtctggggatagatccGGGGTGGATCCAGGGGGAATCCGGGGGTCAGATATGGTCTGGGGAGGATTCCAAGTGTCTGATGGATAGATTAGGGGTGTCTGGGGCTCCCCGGAGTGTCTGGGGCGAAAAGGGGCGGTTATCCCTGGGGCTCGGGAGTAGATTAGGGGTGTCTGGGTGGATCCCGGGTGTGCTGGGGATAGATTATGGGGTCTGGGTGGATCCGCGGTGTCTGAGGGATTAATTAGCAGTATCTGGCGGTGGCATTCCGGGTAGTCTGGGGATAGATTAGAGGTGACCTAGCGGGTGTGGATCTGTGATCTCGGAGATAGATTATGGCGTGTCTGGGTGGATCCCGGGGTGTCTGCGAGATAATTGGGGGCTGGGATAGATCTGGGCGGTGGATCCGGGATGTCTGGGGATAGATCTAGGAGGTGTCCAGGGTGATCCGAGGTGTCCGGGGATAATTTGGGGTGTCTGGGGGATCCCGGGTATCGGCGGGATAGATTAGAGAGGTGTCCTGGGATGATccgggtgtctggggatagatctGCGAGTGGATCCGAAGGGGTGGATTCCCGGGGCGTGCAGTGTATGGCCTGGGGGTGGATTCAAAAGGGTCGGGGGGATAGATTAGGGGGTGTCTGGGGGGAATCCCGGGGTGTCTGGGGGCGAAAAGGGGGGTTGATCCCTGGGGCTCCGGGGGATAGATTAGGGGGTGTCTGGGAGTGGATCCCGGGTGTCTGGGGGATAGATTATGGGGTGTCTGGGGTGGATCCCGGGGTGTCTGAGGGGATAGATTAGGCAGTATCTGGGGGTGGATTCCGGGGTGTCTGGGGGATAGATTAGAGGGTGACTAGCGGGTGGATCCCTGATGTCTCGGGAGATAGATTATGGGGTGTCTGGGGTGGATCCCGGGGTGTCTGGGAGATAGATTGGGGGGGCCTGGGGATAGATCTGGGGGTGGATCCGGGATGTCTGGGGGATAGATTAGGAGGTGTCCAGGGTTGGATCCCGAGGTGTCCGGGGAATAGATTGGGGGGTGTCTGGGGGGGATCCCGGGGTATCTGGGGGATAGATTGAGAGGTGTCTGGGAGGATCCCGGGGTGTCTGGGGGATAGATCCGGGGGTGGATCCGAGGGGTGGATCCCGGGGTGTCAGTGTATGGGTCTGGGGGTGGATTCCAAGGTGTCTGGGGGATAGATTAGGGGGTGTCTGGGGGGAATCCCGGGGTGTCTGGGGGTGGATTCCGGGGTGTCTGGAGGATAGATTAGGGGGTGTCTGGGGGATAGATTTTGAGGTGTCTGGGGTGGATCCCGGGGTGTCTAAGGGGATAGATTAGGGAGTCTCTGGGGTGGATCCAGGATGTCTCGGGGGATAGATCTGGGGGTGTCTGGGGGCATGAATCCGGAGTGTTTGGGGAATAGATCAGGGGGTGGCTGGGCGGTGATCTTACAGAGGAGCCCTGCACATATGGATGGTGGCTGAAGACAGGCAGACTGAGGGGGCTGGtgcaggcggggctgggggctgtggggcaggatgtGGGTCTCTCTCATCAGCACATTTCCCAGCATCGGTTTGTTCCTCTGGCTGTTTGATCCTGTGGCTGCTGAATCAGCCACCTCTGATTTAGCTAAGCGAGGCCTCGACCCCAGCTGGGGTCAGacagggaacccaggagtcctgactcccagtcccggCCCCAAACCACTAGACCCAGCTCCACTACCAGAGCCAGCGATAGAAACCacgagtcctggctcccagccgccgctctaaccactagccctcactcccctcccagtcctGGCTGGCTCGCAGCACCCCCGCCCCAACCAGGTCAGGGACCTTGGCTGTTTTGTTTAGCAGCATGAAAGgacagacagtgtgtgtgtgtgtgtggggggggggttgaatTAGagccagtgggggtggggaatgggaagcgcgtggagggaggggggcaacCCATCCTGGTGCCCCCATCTCCCCCTCCTGCCACGAGGTGGCGCCAGAGGCTATAGGATTGAGATGGGAGGGCAGTTGGTTCTTAAAGGGCCGGTACCACAATTCTgggaactccccgccccccccctaaaaaaaccCAGGGCTCTTAAAGGGCCGGTGCCACAATTCTGGGACCCCACAATACCAGGCTCTTAAAGGACCGGTACTGcagttcctgccccccccccagtgcccccGCAATGTTAGTTATGAACATTTCCAGCCACTGTTCAGGTGGCCACTAGGGGGCGCAGAGCAGGGAGCCGAGAGTCCGTGTAAACAGGAAATTGAGCAAAGTGGTAGCACCGCAGCTCTCACCCCCCCTCCCATGAGTCTCTTAAAGGCGCAGCAGCGCCCGGCCGGGGCGGGGGCTGAGCACAGAGACCTTTGCCCAGGGGCACCTCCCGCCTGAACCCCAAGACCCTGCGGCGCGAGGGGGAGGGACGAGTTCAAGGGCCAGGAGCGTCATTGGCtacaggggaaggggggcagccCCCCCCGCTGCGAGACACTCTCCTGGCGACCGACAGAGACGTGCCCCCCCCGACCGAGGGCCCCTGGGCGGGGGCACGGAAGGGTTAAGGGGAGGCGCCCAAAGGGGGGGGGAGCACAAGGGCTCACGTGACCCGGAAAGTTGCAAGCCGGGAAGCGAAAGAAGGAAACAAAGTTACCAGCGAAGGAGACGCGCGAGGGGCGGGGGGTTCTAGGCTCGGGAGCGAAACGGACGGGGGGGGCGAAAGGAGGGAAGGAACCAGCccggctgtgggagggggtgaaggacCGACCCCCCCCACGAATCCCCGCCCCCGCGGGCGGAAGTCGGGGGATCGGGGCCCTCCAGAGCCGGGCGCGGGGAACTCGGGGGGCGCGGGAGATGTGCGGGTGCTAAGGGGGAGGGGAATCCGCCCAgcgaccctcccccacccctgggacCTCTGGGGGCAAAACCGAGCTGGCACCTCCCGCCCTGAAAATGTCACCGCTCGGGGGCGCCTGGATCCTGCTGCTTGGACTCGTCTGGGGTAAGAGATGCCGGTGCCCCTcgctcccgacccgcagcccctgccccccagccctgccccccagccctgccggtgcccctcgctcccgacccgcagcccctgccNNNNNNNNNNNNNNNNNNNNNNNNNNNNNNNNNNNNNNNNNNNNNNNNNNNNNNNNNNNNNNNNNNNNNNNNNNNNNNNNNNNNNNNNNNNNNNNNNNNNNNNNNNNNNNNNNNNNNNNNNNNNNNNNNNNNNNNNNNNNNNNNNNNNNNNNNNNNNNNNNNNNNNNNNNNNNNNNNNNNNNNNNNNNNNNNNNNNNNNNNNNNNNNNNNNNNNNNNNNNNNNNNNNNNNNNNNNNNNNNNNNNNNNNNNNNNNNNNNNNNNNNNNNNNNNNNNNNNNNNNNNNNNNNNNNNNNNNNNNNNNNNNNNNNNNNNNNNNNNNNNNNNNNNNNNNNNNNNNNNNNNNNNNNNNNNNNNNNNNNNNNNNNNNNNNNNNNNNNNNNNNNNNNNNNNNNNNNNNNNNNNNNNNNNNNNNNNNNNNNNNNNNNNNNNNNNNNNNNNNNNNNNNNNNNNNNNNNNNNNNNNNNNNNNNNNNNNNNNNNNNNNNNNNNNNNNNNNNNNNNNNNNNNNNNNNNNNNNNNNNNNNNNNNNNNNNNNNNNNNNNNNNNNNNNNNNNNNNNNNNNNNNNNNNNNNNNNNNNNNNNNNNNNNNNNNNNNNNNNNNNNNNNNNNNNNNNNNNNNNNNNNNNNNNNNNNNNNNNNNNNNNNNNNNNNNNNNNNNNNNNNNNNNNNNNNNNNNNNNNNNNNNNNNNNNNNNNNNNNNNNNNNNNNNNNNNNNNNNNNNNNNNNNNNNNNNNNNNNNNNNNNNNNNNNNNNNNNNNNNNNNNNNNNNNNNNNNNNNNNNNNNNNNNNNNNNNNNNNNNNNNNNNNNNNNNNNNNNNNNNNNNNNNNNNNNNNNNNNNNNNNNNNNNNNNNNNNNNNNNNNNNNNNNNNNNNNNNNNNNNNNNNNNNNNNNNNNNNNNNNNNNNNNNNNNNNNNNNNNNNNNNNNNNNNNNNNNNNNNNNNNNNNNNNNNNNNNNNNNNNNNNNNNNNNNNNNNNNNNNNNNNNNNNNNNNNNNNNNNNNNNNNNNNNNNNNNNNNNNNNNNNNNNNNNNNNNNNNNNNNNNNNNNNNNNNNNNNNNNNNNNNNNNNNNNNNNNNNNNNNNNNNNNNNNNNNNNNNNNNNNNNNNNNNNNNNNNNNNNNNNNNNNNNNNNNNNNNNNNNNNNNNNNNNNNNNNNNNNNNNNNNNNNNNNNNNNNNNNNNNNNNNNNNNNNNNNNNNNNNNNNNNNNNNNNNNNNNNNNNNNNNNNNNNNNNNNNNNNNNNNNNNNNNNNNNNNNNNNNNNNNNNNNNNNNNNNNNNNNNNNNNNNNNNNNNNNNNNNNNNNNNNNNNNNNNNNNNNNNNNNNNNNNNNNNNNNNNNNNNNNNNNNNNNNNNNNNNNNNNNNNNNNNNNNNNNNNNNNNNNNNNNNNNNNNNNNNNNNNNNNNNNNNNNNNNNNNNNNNNNNNNNNNNNNNNNNNNNNNNNNNNNNNNNNNNNNNNNNNNNNNNNNNNNNNNNNNNNNNNNNNNNNNNNNNNNNNNNNNNNNNNNNNNNNNNNNNNNNNNNNNNNNNNNNNNNNNNNNNNNNNNNNNNNNNNNNNNNNNNNNNNNNNNNNNNNNNNNNNNNNNNNNNNNNNNNNNNNNNNNNNNNNNNNNNNNNNNNNNNNNNNNNNNNNNNNNNNNNNNNNNNcccccgcctcctgcccctcaccccctcagtcctgccctcaCTCACCCGGCCACCACATTCTGCCCCATCCTGTCCACatcctgccccgccccagagaagagcaaaaccAGTAATTATCCCAAttaacctccctcccctcccctgccttgtgtctggaagggagcaggcagcccttggaggggaaaggccccagtccctgcccccctgagccagccagtccccgccgtAGGGTCTGGTGGGAGCCGACACCCCAGACGGGACAGGCCCTGTGCCCATCCCCTGTCTCCTTTCCGCAGGTTCGAGCGGTTCCAGCTGGCATGTGGGGACGCCAAACTCTACGTGTGGGCTCACTCCTACCCCGACCAGGCCCTCTGCGGCGCCcggctccccgcccccctggaaTACAGGGGCACCAATGTCACCCTGAGCTACAGGCGCAGCTGGACGGTGGCAGAAGGATTCCAGCTCCGCTACAGGAGAGGTGGGGCCTGGCTGGAGAACGGGGCGGGCGTTGCATCTGCGAGGGGGAACACAAGTGGTCAGTCTGTCTCTCACCCCAGTGTGCCCCTTCCGCTCATCCACATCCGACCcgacccatccatccatccatccccacctgcccgacccaaccatccatccatccccaccagACATggcccatccatccatccatccccaccagACATgacccaaccatccatccatccccacctgcCCAACCCAACCATCCATCCCCACAaacccaaccatccatccatccccacctgcCCGACCCAACCATCCATCCCCACAAatccaaccatccatccatccatccccacctgcccgacccatccatccatccccacaaacccaaccatccatccatccatccccacctgcCCGACCTAACCATCCATCCCCACAaacccaaccatccatccatccccacaaacccaaccatccatccatccccacctgcCCGACCCaactatccatccatccccacctgcctgacccaaccatccatccatccatccccaccagACATGGCCCAACCATCCGTCCGTCCCCACCTGCCCGGCCCAACCATCCGTCCGTCCCCACCTGCCCGgcccaaccatccatccatccccaccagACGTgacccaaccatccatccatccccacatgcCCGACCCAACCATCCATCCCCACATGCCCGACCCGACCATCCATCTCCACCGAACGTGGCCCAACCCGACCATCCATCTCCACCGAACGTGGCCCGACCCGACCATCCATCCCCACCAGACATGGCCcaaccatccctccatccccaccggACGTgacccaaccatccatccatccccaccagACATGgcccaaccatccatccatccccaccggACGTgacccaaccatccatccatccccacctgcccgacccaaccatccatccatctccaccgaCCATCACCCAACCATCCACCCATCCCCACCTGCCCGACTCAACCATCCATCTCCGCTGAACGTGACCCAACCATCCATCCCCACCGGACATGACCCAACCATCCATCCCCCACCGGACGTGACCCAACCATCCATCCGTCCCCACATCCCcgaaccatccatccatccccacctgcccgacccaaccatccatccatctccaccggACGTGGCCCAAGCATCCATCTGTCCCCACATGCCTGGCCCAACCATCCATCCGTCTCCACCGGACGTGGCCCAACCATCCATCCGTCTCCACCGGACGTGGCCCAACCATCCATCCGTCCCCACCTGCCCGACTCAACCATACATCCATCCCCACCTGCCCGACTCAACCATACATCCATCCCCACATGGCCGgcccaaccatccatccatccccaccggACATgacccaaccatccatccatccccacacaaccgaaccatccatccatctccaccagAAGTGACCCAACCATCTATCCATTCCCACTTGCCCGACCCAACCATCTATCCATCTCCACCGACCATcacccaaccatccatccatgTCCACCTGCCTgacccaaccatccatccatccccacctgcCCGACTCAACCATCCATCCGTCTCCACCAGACGTgccaaccatccatccatccccaccggACATGACCCAACCATCCATCCGTCTCCACCGGACGtgacccatccatccatccccacctgcCCGACCCAATCATCCATCCCCTCTCCCGACGCAACCCAACCAGCCATCCATCCCCATCTGATGTGatccaaccatccatccatctccacacaACCCAGCCATTCATCCTCACATGCCCGACCCGACCCAACCATCTATCCCCACCAGACATGGCCCAACCATCCATCCCCACCTGCCCgacccaaccatccatccatccccatacaacccaaccatccatccattccTACATGACCCGGCCCAACCATCCATCTCCACATGACCTGgcccaaccatccatccatccccaccggATGTGAcacaaccatccatccatccccatctgCCCGACCCAACCATCCATCGACACTGGACATGGCCCaaccgtccatccatccatccccagctGCCCGACCCaactatccatccatccccaccagACGTgacccaaccatccatccatccatccccacacaacCCAACCCAATCATCCATCCAttcccacatgaccccacccttCCATCCGTCTCCACCTGCCcgacccatccatccatccatccccatacagcCTAACCCAATCATCCGTCCATTCCCACATAACCCgacccaaccatccatccatctccacctgcCCGACCCAACATCCATCCGCACAACCCaacccaaccatccatccatccccacccaaccatccatccatccttccccaACCGACGTGACTCgaccatctatccatccccagctGCCCAACCCaaccatccatccacccccataCAACCCaaccatccatccccacacagccCAAACCAACCATCCATTCATCCCCATATGACCCAACCAtcctgtgacattattgacatgaactgtgaccatatagatcattgttggaACCAAGGTTGTAgggttgcaccaaatcttgtacaaaggaggtctatgggaaggttgtaatttgctggttatgattgtgctgtctcTAAGTGTGTGTCATTTTTgcatttgaagttatgaatgttggctctgtacttgtatctcaatgtgttttgattctaagtagccccAGTGAAGCATCTGGTCAGTTTCTTGAGAAAGGAcgattctcagtaagtgcccagacAAGAAACACTTAAccgacaatggactttgggagacgccaattcacatctgagctttcctgagaacgttcaaactaacatgtaaacgaTGGTTTTgacctgcaaaaagctgaatcgttcatggacatgtgacttgcccagatggctacaaactccatcttgttgctttgattttgcacagaagaacaaaagtTTTTTCTTCCCACAAGCGGGAGAATATAAAAGGCCTGTCCCTGTCTCACTATCTCTCTCTCATCCCAGCAGgtcccctcctctctgcctcacCTCCATCTTGTAACCTGACGCTGGATGATTTCTATGGCGTCTTCTCCCCGCCTGCCTGGCCTGGGGTTcctgctggagccctcatccGGTGCCGCTGGGCCCTGGACCCCCATGACAGCCGCCCCCTCACTGTGCTCTTCACCACGCTGGACCTGGCTCCGACCGACTCCCTAGAGGTCTACGAGGATCACCCAGACCTGTCGGCCGAGCCGCGGCTGCTGCGGCGCGTGGATGCAGCCAGCAACGGCCAGCCAGTGGCGGTGGAGTCACCCTCCAGCCGAGCGTGGGTGGCCTGGCAGGGCCTGCAGGGCCGCGGCTTCAACGCCACCTACCACGTGCGTGGGTTCTGCGTGCCCTGGCAGCAGCCCTGCGGCCGGGGGGATGAGGCCCGGTGCTATGGTGAGGCGGAGTGCTGCGATGGCATCTGGCACTGCCCAGATGGGGCGGATGAGGAGCACTGCCCAGGCTGCCCAGAAGGGAGCTACCCCTGCCACGATGGCGCTGGGGGCCCCTGCTACGCCCCCACTGACCGGTGCAACTACCAGACGCTGTGCCCGGATGGGGCAGACGAGAGGGGCTGCTGGCGCTGCCAGCCCGGCAACTTCCGCTGCGGGGACGGGCGCTGCGTCTACGAGGCCTGGCGCTGCGACGGGCAGCCCGACTGTGCCGATGCCTCCGACGAGGCCTCCTGCCCCTACACTCTGCCCCGCAAGGTGGTGGCAGCTGCA
The window above is part of the Chelonoidis abingdonii isolate Lonesome George chromosome 14, CheloAbing_2.0, whole genome shotgun sequence genome. Proteins encoded here:
- the LRP10 gene encoding low-density lipoprotein receptor-related protein 10, with the protein product MALMAAESDWGSGGSRHPRRDRPCAHPLSPFRRFERFQLACGDAKLYVWAHSYPDQALCGARLPAPLEYRGTNVTLSYRRSWTVAEGFQLRYRRGPLLSASPPSCNLTLDDFYGVFSPPAWPGVPAGALIRCRWALDPHDSRPLTVLFTTLDLAPTDSLEVYEDHPDLSAEPRLLRRVDAASNGQPVAVESPSSRAWVAWQGLQGRGFNATYHVRGFCVPWQQPCGRGDEARCYGEAECCDGIWHCPDGADEEHCPGCPEGSYPCHDGAGGPCYAPTDRCNYQTLCPDGADERGCWRCQPGNFRCGDGRCVYEAWRCDGQPDCADASDEASCPYTLPRKVVAAAAIGSLVCGLLLVIALGCTCRLYAVRSREYSLFAPLSRSDAQLVRQEAPPSYGQLIAQGLVPPLEDFPTESPGQTSLLGNLRSLLHLLQHXXXXXXXXXXXXXXXXXXXXXXXXXPPAAPPAQPPPDATNQEEGGAAGGPDEAPPLPQKVPPPGPEPPTALPPTGPQRLPRGVMGALRGCLFCSPEGRGEPPNLPPSPEGEDDVLLLPLAESRPSPPAEALDDEPLLT